The following are from one region of the Oncorhynchus nerka isolate Pitt River linkage group LG8, Oner_Uvic_2.0, whole genome shotgun sequence genome:
- the LOC115133155 gene encoding LOW QUALITY PROTEIN: zinc finger protein 800-like (The sequence of the model RefSeq protein was modified relative to this genomic sequence to represent the inferred CDS: inserted 1 base in 1 codon), translating into MEVEMEEIPQDEPQPEPESHVTRDQCCQTDEPQPSSPNPMTDLNPGPDAAPRTPGYCVEPGDPPLLQLQLQTSKSGIQQIIEVFRSGTAQLKHMLLNEVDTIFECKTCRSLFRGLPNLITHKEYYCLIRLPKPDDPAGDGDKQSGAMKDLLEAIYPRKDRPDYVMRLEPIQTSNNAVFQFMSSEEELAHFPRAPHTPGGTHTHSPEPWGEQGGTPENGQTGEGEERRRSDQEEEAGGEEVAQPEEEGSTSGVEDVTISCCLCGKDFNSRRSIRRHCRKMHQTKLEELRKFTETRTVPISLLSMVKGRSRPMHTPSGKSCPVCFKSFATKANVRRHFDEVHRGLRRDTITPDIATXPGQPLSLEATPPRKSASSSPARGHTPKSGGASGATTPQPPKASTAVPPAPSLLASALYNLASCRCLLCKRKYSSQVMLKRHMRIVHKIYNLKNVSSVSTTATTSTVTNNSKTATNTDSTPSNSLSMKEEAVESWDDPDSSPASSPGDTDRKGVTVATKSGQKIKEEEGGSSPKTSTRSTSINSTGGSSSGSGTLGRPPQKLSVGFDFKQLFCKLCKRQFSSRQNLTKHIELHTDGTDIFIKFYRCPLCRYESRRKRDVLRHVTVVHKKSTGYLAKIVPKLESRAVKRPAEVVLNSAPNANNNKRGGPTVKEEVNGCHSAPVTRKQELLNSSSYPVTRKQDLLSSSTPVTRNQERQERQQEAQTGSPISRKNDKQHPDTPAPTPPHTRRHDAHQESSSSSTEVRVTKNFSLHSCDVCGRAFAKKLYLESHKRSHRNATPPVSTPPSGARAKGVSTRSKAMLW; encoded by the exons atggaggtggagatggaggagatccCCCAGGACGAGCCCCAACCTGAGCCTGAGAGCCATGTTACCAGAGACCAGTGCTGCCAGACAGACGAGCCACAGCCCAGCAGCCCTAACCCAATGACTGACCTTAACCCTGGCCCCGACGCAGCCCCCAGGACACCAG GGTACTGCGTGGAGCCAGGTGACCCTCCTCTGTTGCAGCTGCAGCTCCAGACCTCCAAGTCTGGCATCCAGCAGATCATAGAGGTCTTCCGTTCAG GTACTGCCCAGCTGAAGCACATGCTGCTGAATGAGGTGGACACCATCTTTGAGTGTAAGACATGTCGCAGCTTGTTCCGGGGCCTGCCCAACCTCATCACCCACAAAGAGTACTACTGCCTCATCAGACTGCCCAAGCCCGACG ATCCAGCGGGCGATGGTGACAAGCAGAGCGGGGCCATGAAGGACCTCCTGGAGGCCATCTACCCCAGGAAGGACCGGCCGGACTACGTGATGCGCCTGGAGCCAATCCAGACCTCCAATAACGCTGTGTTCCAGTTCATGTCCTCAGAGGAGGAGCTGGCCCACTTCCCCCGGGCTCCACACACCCCTGGAgggacccacacacacagccctgagccctggggggagcagggagggacgCCGGAGAatggacagacaggagagggggaggagaggaggaggagtgaccaggaggaggaggcgggaggagaggaggtggcgCAGCCCGAGGAGGAGGGGTCTACGAGCGGG gtGGAGGACGTTACCATCTCGTGCTGCCTGTGTGGTAAGGACTTCAACTCTCGCCGCAGCATCCGCCGCCACTGTCGCAAGATGCACCAGACCAAGCTGGAGGAGCTCCGGAAGTTCACAGAGACGCGCACCGTTCCCATCAGCCTCCTCTCCATGGTCAAAGGTCGGTCTCGCCCCATGCACACGCCCAGCGGCAAGTCCTGCCCCGTCTGCTTCAAGTCCTTCGCCACCAAGGCCAACGTGCGGCGCCATTTTGACGAGGTGCACCGCGGCCTGCGTCGGGACACCATCACGCCGGACATAGCCA CGCCCGGCCAGCCGCTGTCTCTGGAGGCCACGCCGCCCCGCAAGAGCGCCAGCTCCTCCCCCGCGAGAGGTCACACCCCGAAGAGCGGAGGAGCCTCGGGGGCTACCACCCCTCAGCCCCCCAAAGCCTCCACCGCGGTGCCCCCTGCCCCTTCTCTCCTGGCATCGGCCCTGTACAACCTGGCCTCCTGCCGCTGTCTGCTCTGCAAGAGGAAGTACAGCTCCCAGGTCATGTTAAAGAGACACATGCGCATCGTCCACAAGATCTACAATCTCAAGAACGTTAGCTCCGTCTCCACGACCGCAACCACATCCACGGTGACCAACAACAGCAAAACAGCCACCAACACTGACAGCACCCCTAGCAACAGCTTGAGCATGAAGGAGGAGGCGGTTGAATCCTGGGACGACCCTGACTCCAGCCCCGCCTCGTCGCCTGGCGACACGGACAGGAAGGGCGTCACCGTGGCAACCAAGTCAGGTCAAAAGATCAAAGAGGAAGAGGGTGGGAGCAGCCCCAAGACATCAACTCGTTCTACTTCCATCAACAGCaccggtggtagtagtagtggcagtgggACTCTTGGGAGACCCCCTCAGAAGCTCTCGGTGGGGTTCGACTTCAAGCAGTTGTTCTGCAAGCTGTGCAAACGTCAGTTCAGCTCGCGCCAGAACCTCACCAAGCACATCGAGCTGCACACGGACGGCACAGACATCTTCATCAAGTTCTACCGCTGCCCGCTCTGCCGCTACGAGTCCCGCCGCAAGCGCGACGTCCTGCGCCACGTGACGGTGGTGCACAAGAAGTCGACGGGCTACCTGGCCAAGATCGTGCCCAAGCTGGAGTCGCGTGCGGTCAAGCGGCCGGCTGAGGTGGTCCTCAACTCTGCCCCCAATGCCAACAACaacaagagaggaggaccaacagTCAAGGAGGAGGTGAACGGGTGCCACTCGGCCCCAGTCACACGCAAACAGGAGCTCCTCAACTCCTCCTCCTACCCAGTCACACGCAAACaggacctcctctcctcctccactccggtCACTCGcaaccaggagagacaggagaggcagCAGGAGGCCCAAACCGGGTCACCTATCTCCCGTAAGAACGACAAACAACACCCCGACACCCCTGCCCCGACGCCGCCCCACACACGTCGCCATGACGCCCACCAggagagcagcagcagtagcacagAGGTGCGTGTCACCAAGAACTTCTCGCTCCACTCGTGTGACGTGTGCGGCCGGGCCTTCGCCAAGAAACTCTACCTGGAGTCCCATAAGAGGAGCCACCGGAACGCCACGCCACCGGTCAGCACGCCGCCCAGCGGCGCCAGGGCTAAGGGAGTCAGCACTCGGTCCAAGGCAATGCTCTGGTGA